In one window of Mercurialis annua linkage group LG4, ddMerAnnu1.2, whole genome shotgun sequence DNA:
- the LOC126677786 gene encoding protein PTST, chloroplastic → MKIDTHTAGYVSSRQVPWRSWSSQTLDWKLIHKLPYNLKTSYLSLSRPYLVCAKKHWMGQELRRTYAMPVGVEESSSTQLEDLENASDDSPEDTQPLSSEELKLLLVDPGRDKLIKKLSEANQHNRFLKRELHAKEDILVNFKSELFVVEHEIQALVTLAEEIAQSGIPEGSRKINGKYVQSHLLSRLQAVQEKLKEQLKDVDAAQVKEVHLFWCGMAESVQVMGTFDGWSQGEHLSPEYDGYFTKFTTTLLLRPGRYEIKFLVDGEWKMSPEYPTVGEGLTENNLLVVE, encoded by the exons ATGAAGATAGATACTCATACTGCCGG GTACGTTAGCAGCAGACAAGTACCCTGGCGGTCATGGAGTTCGCAAACATTAGATTGGAAATTAATCCATAAACTTCCTTACAACTTAAAAACAAGCTACTTAAGCTTGTCTCGTCCTTATCTGGTATGTGCAAAAAAGCATTGGATGGGTCAGGAACTCAGGAGAACATATGCCATGCCAGTTGGTGTGGAGGAGTCCTCATCAACACAATTAGAAGACCTAGAGAATGCATCCGATGATTCACCAGAGGATACTCAACCATTAAGCAGCGAAGAG tTGAAGCTACTACTCGTTGACCCAGGAAGAGACAAGCTCATTAAAAAACTAAGTGAAGCCAATCAACATAATCGGTTTCTCAAAAGAGAG CTTCATGCAAAGGAAGATATACTGGTTAACTTCAAAAGCGAACTTTTTGTAGTGGAGCATGAAATTCAG GCATTGGTTACACTGGCTGAAGAAATAGCTCAATCTGGTATTCCAGAAGGTTCAAGAAAGATAAATGGAAAGTACGTTCAGTCTCACCTCCTTTCACGTTTACAAG CTGTCCAAGAAAAACTGAAGGAACAACTAAAGGATGTGGATGCTGCACAAGTTAAGGAGGTTCACTTATTCTGGTGTGGCATGGCAGAG AGTGTACAAGTAATGGGCACCTTTGATGGTTGGAGCCAGGGGGAGCACTTATCACCAGAATATGATGGTTACTTTACTAAGTTCACTACGACATTGTTACTTAGACCTGGAAG GTATGAGATCAAATTTTTGGTGGATGGAGAATGGAAAATGTCACCAGAATATCCAACCGTTGGTGAAGGATTAACCGAAAACAACCTGTTAGTAGTTGAGTGA